A genomic window from Erigeron canadensis isolate Cc75 unplaced genomic scaffold, C_canadensis_v1 Conyza_canadensis_unscaffolded:278, whole genome shotgun sequence includes:
- the LOC122584446 gene encoding ATP-dependent RNA helicase ddx46-like: protein MEVSKSTSNEETLGSSTRVTEAQLVSSEVVPTLTNSEPTLTPVEEPASPPLLQQQQQQQQQNIIDHDPPYQPPPISHQHPIFPQGTTPAYVTSAVFQPSLQFLHPQIHVVPPRRTYDLPGEQEKELDSETESDGPSERILERSLASIRTTPFVASASTLTAAPLSMEAQLEKSQTEVQNLLIQVEGLSKSLAANTSLWPI from the exons aTGGAGGTTTCAAAGTCTACGTCCAAtgaagagactcttggatccagcacaagagttactgaggcacaaTTGGTATCGTCTGAAGTTGTTCCAACTCTGACCA attctgagccaaccctcactCCTGTTGAAGAACCTGCATCACCACCTcttttacaacaacaacaacaacaacaacaacaaaatatcaTCGATCATGATCCaccttatcaaccaccaccaatttctcATCAACATCCTATATTTCCACAAGGCACAACTCCAGCATATGTTACATCTGCTGTCTTTCAACCAtctcttcaatttcttcaccctcaaatccatgttgttccaccaaggagGACATATGATCTGCCAGGAGAGCAAGAGAAAGAACTAGATTCTGAgaccgagtctgatggtccCTCAGAAAGAATCTTGGAGAGATCTCTGGCAAGCATCAGAACAACtccctttgttgcttcagcttccactttGACTGCTGCACCTCTgagcatggaagctcagctagagaaATCACAAACTGAAGTCCAAAACCTTCTCAtccaggttgagggcttatcaaaATCTCTAGCTGCCAACACAAGTCTCTGGCCGATTTGA